In a genomic window of Salegentibacter salegens:
- a CDS encoding NADP-dependent glyceraldehyde-3-phosphate dehydrogenase, whose amino-acid sequence MKIPQEFQITKLLHQENYLSNGELIKWDGETDEVYSTISSTENYKPTLLGTIPHMDKDSALEVLDSACKAYAKGQGDWPTMKVSERISCMQNFVTEMQTNREEVVKYLMWEIGKSLPDSRKEFDRTVEYINDTVEDYKQLDRDSAKFFKRDGIHAHIRRGPLGVVLCLGPYNYPLNETFALLIPALIMGNTVIFKPAKNGVLLISPLLEAFKNSFPPGVVNVIYGRGREVAAPIMASGKVDVLALIGNSKSAIALQDQHPYKNRLRLVLGLEAKNPAIILPDADLDLAIEECISGSLSFNGQRCTALKIIYVHEDIREEFNKRFAKKVDALKFGNPWEDGVKLTPLPETDKPDYIKELIDDAREKGAEILNEKGGEISENYIYPAVLFPVSKKMRVYQEEQFGPVVPIKPFTDIQEILDEMAESSYGQQVSLFGKDIQEIAPLIDTLVNLVCRVNLNSSCQRGPDVFPFTGRKDSAVSTLSVHDALRSFSIRTFVASKDNDYNNEILQELLNSKTSNFVSTDYIL is encoded by the coding sequence ATGAAAATACCACAGGAATTTCAGATTACAAAATTGCTTCATCAGGAGAATTATCTTAGCAATGGGGAATTGATTAAATGGGATGGCGAAACAGATGAGGTTTACTCTACTATTTCTTCCACAGAGAATTATAAACCAACTTTACTGGGTACTATCCCGCATATGGATAAAGATTCTGCGCTGGAAGTTTTAGATTCAGCTTGTAAAGCTTATGCAAAAGGGCAGGGTGATTGGCCTACTATGAAGGTTTCAGAACGAATTTCCTGTATGCAGAATTTCGTAACCGAAATGCAAACTAATCGGGAAGAAGTTGTAAAATATTTGATGTGGGAAATTGGAAAATCGCTCCCCGATTCCCGAAAAGAATTTGACCGTACGGTAGAGTATATCAATGATACTGTTGAAGATTATAAGCAACTAGACCGTGACAGTGCTAAATTCTTTAAGCGCGATGGTATTCACGCGCATATTCGCCGTGGGCCTCTGGGCGTGGTTTTATGTCTAGGGCCATATAACTATCCTTTAAATGAAACTTTTGCGTTGTTGATTCCTGCCCTGATTATGGGAAATACAGTGATTTTTAAACCGGCAAAAAACGGTGTTTTATTGATTTCTCCACTTCTTGAAGCATTCAAAAACAGTTTTCCGCCCGGTGTTGTAAATGTAATTTATGGTCGCGGCAGGGAAGTAGCTGCTCCTATAATGGCTTCAGGGAAAGTTGATGTTTTAGCGCTTATTGGAAATAGTAAATCGGCAATAGCTTTACAGGACCAGCATCCTTATAAAAACCGTTTGCGCCTGGTTTTAGGTTTGGAAGCAAAAAACCCGGCTATTATTTTACCAGATGCCGATTTAGATTTGGCTATTGAAGAATGTATTTCGGGGTCTTTATCTTTTAACGGGCAGCGTTGTACAGCGCTTAAAATTATTTATGTTCACGAAGATATTAGGGAGGAATTTAATAAGCGTTTTGCTAAAAAAGTAGATGCTTTAAAATTCGGAAATCCCTGGGAAGATGGTGTGAAACTTACTCCGTTGCCTGAAACAGATAAGCCCGATTATATAAAAGAACTAATTGATGATGCCAGGGAGAAAGGTGCCGAGATCTTAAATGAAAAAGGAGGTGAAATTTCAGAAAATTATATCTATCCCGCAGTTCTCTTTCCGGTAAGCAAAAAAATGCGGGTTTACCAGGAAGAACAATTTGGCCCTGTGGTTCCTATTAAGCCTTTTACAGATATTCAGGAGATTTTAGATGAAATGGCCGAGTCCAGCTATGGGCAACAGGTGAGTTTATTTGGTAAGGATATTCAGGAAATCGCTCCACTTATCGATACGCTGGTAAATTTGGTTTGCAGAGTAAATCTTAATAGTTCCTGCCAGCGCGGGCCAGATGTTTTCCCGTTTACAGGAAGAAAAGATTCAGCGGTAAGTACCCTAAGTGTTCACGATGCATTGCGTTCTTTTTCAATCAGGACCTTTGTAGCTTCAAAAGATAATGATTACAATAATGAGATCTTACAGGAATTATTAAACTCAAAAACCTCCAATTTCGTAAGTACAGATTATATCTTATGA
- a CDS encoding aldo/keto reductase, which translates to MNYRKLGKTGFEISEISLGTWQIGGKWGSDFSDKTADETINTAIDKGINFIDTADVYEAGLSEKAVGRVVRSRSERIYVATKCGRQINPHTSENYTPEALTKYVEESLKRTGFEALDLIQLHCPPTEVYYRPEIFETFQKLKDQGKILHFGVSVEKVEEALKAIEYDNVETVQIIFNLFRQRPSELFFEQAKKKDIGIIARVPLASGLLTGKFDKNASFDKEDHRNFNRNGEAFDKGETFSGVDFDRGLEAVKKLKSLFPEVQNLAPIALQWILKFPEVSCTIPGASKEEQLLSNLSVYDLPELSKEKITEMNKIYDEYLKQEVHNRW; encoded by the coding sequence ATGAATTATAGAAAATTAGGAAAAACAGGATTTGAAATTTCTGAAATTTCCCTCGGAACCTGGCAAATAGGTGGAAAATGGGGATCAGATTTTAGCGATAAAACCGCCGACGAAACCATTAATACTGCAATAGATAAAGGAATTAATTTTATTGATACGGCTGATGTTTATGAAGCTGGTTTAAGTGAAAAAGCAGTAGGACGTGTGGTGCGTTCAAGGTCTGAACGTATTTATGTGGCCACAAAATGTGGAAGGCAAATTAATCCGCATACTTCAGAAAATTACACGCCTGAAGCGCTTACGAAATATGTAGAAGAAAGTCTTAAAAGAACAGGTTTTGAAGCGTTGGATCTAATCCAGTTACATTGCCCGCCAACCGAGGTTTATTATCGTCCCGAGATTTTTGAAACTTTTCAGAAATTAAAAGATCAGGGGAAAATTCTTCATTTTGGCGTTAGTGTAGAAAAAGTTGAAGAAGCTTTAAAAGCTATTGAATATGATAATGTTGAAACCGTTCAAATTATATTTAATTTATTCAGGCAGCGTCCTTCAGAGCTTTTCTTTGAACAGGCTAAAAAGAAAGATATCGGGATTATTGCACGTGTTCCACTTGCCAGTGGATTGCTAACTGGAAAATTTGATAAAAATGCCAGTTTTGATAAAGAAGATCACCGAAATTTTAACCGAAATGGTGAAGCTTTTGATAAAGGTGAAACCTTTTCAGGGGTAGATTTCGATCGCGGTTTAGAAGCAGTTAAGAAACTTAAAAGTTTGTTTCCTGAAGTTCAAAATCTGGCTCCAATAGCGCTGCAATGGATTTTAAAATTTCCGGAAGTAAGTTGTACCATTCCCGGCGCTTCAAAAGAGGAGCAGTTGCTTTCTAATTTATCGGTATATGATTTACCTGAATTAAGCAAAGAAAAAATTACAGAAATGAATAAAATCTATGATGAATATCTAAAACAGGAAGTTCATAATAGGTGGTAA
- a CDS encoding SMP-30/gluconolactonase/LRE family protein: MKPNFLSFLIIVLGFISCNSQKELIKEGQKPQLISNEFEFTEGPAADTEGNVYFTDQPNNRIHKWSVEDGSVSVFMEDAGRANGLYFDVEKDLLAAADENSEIWKITHQRDVKVLIDDFEGKRLNGPNDLWVAPNGGIYFTDPYYQRDYWERTEKEIAEERVYYVNQQGELSIVVDDLVQPNGIIGTPNGEILYIADIGDNKTYSYKINPDGRLTDKKLFTELGSDGMTIDNMGNVYLTGNGVTIFDKSGKKIQHIRIDKDWTANVTFGGKKQQTLFITAQEAIYSLQMNVKGVRW; this comes from the coding sequence ATGAAACCAAATTTTTTATCGTTTTTAATTATCGTATTAGGATTTATTTCTTGTAATTCTCAAAAGGAATTGATTAAAGAAGGGCAAAAGCCGCAGCTAATTTCTAACGAATTTGAGTTTACCGAAGGCCCCGCTGCAGATACTGAAGGCAATGTTTATTTTACTGACCAGCCGAATAATAGAATACATAAGTGGTCTGTAGAAGACGGTTCTGTTTCAGTTTTTATGGAGGATGCCGGTCGTGCTAACGGACTTTATTTTGATGTAGAAAAAGACCTTTTAGCTGCTGCCGATGAAAATTCAGAAATATGGAAAATCACTCATCAAAGAGATGTGAAGGTTTTGATTGATGATTTTGAAGGAAAACGTCTAAACGGTCCAAATGATCTTTGGGTGGCGCCAAACGGTGGAATTTATTTTACCGATCCTTATTATCAGCGTGATTACTGGGAACGCACTGAGAAGGAAATTGCAGAAGAACGCGTTTATTATGTGAATCAACAGGGAGAACTAAGTATTGTAGTTGATGACCTGGTACAACCTAACGGGATTATTGGCACTCCTAATGGTGAAATCTTATACATCGCCGATATTGGGGATAATAAAACTTATTCCTATAAAATTAATCCTGATGGAAGGCTAACAGACAAAAAGCTTTTTACCGAATTAGGTTCAGACGGGATGACCATAGACAATATGGGCAATGTTTACCTTACCGGAAACGGAGTAACGATTTTCGATAAATCTGGTAAGAAAATCCAGCATATTCGTATTGATAAAGACTGGACAGCAAACGTGACTTTTGGTGGAAAAAAACAACAAACTCTTTTTATTACTGCTCAAGAGGCAATTTATAGCTTGCAGATGAATGTAAAAGGGGTTCGATGGTAA
- a CDS encoding Gfo/Idh/MocA family protein: MSNLPRRKFLQQTALATAGLSLSGSVLANPLSIFSANDTINFGVIGCKGMGWANMQAHLKLPNVNCIALADIDQRVLDERTAQVKEISGKAPKQYKDYRKMLENKDIDAVIIGTPDHWHCLNMVDALQADKHVYVEKPLANSIEECNVMLNAGRKYDKLVQVGQWQRSGNHYDDAIKYVQSGELGQIRLVKCWAYQGWMNPVPVKPNSTPPEGVDYKMWLGPAPERPFNENRFHFNFRWFWDYAGGLMTDWGVHEIDIALYAMGAKSPKSILASGGKFAYPDDASETPDTLQTVYEFEDFNLLWEHATGIDGGNYGRTEGIAFIGNNGTLVVNRGGWEVIPEGENKNDEWVTKTEKIDLISPQGNALENHAENFVSAIRANDSSKLNCGIETGSIAAITAHMGNIAYKTGKKLYWNAETGSFNDNEADDLLKANYHNGWELPQV; this comes from the coding sequence ATGAGCAACCTCCCAAGACGAAAATTTCTACAACAAACGGCCTTAGCAACAGCAGGTTTAAGTTTATCAGGATCGGTTTTAGCAAATCCATTATCTATTTTTTCCGCGAATGACACCATTAATTTTGGAGTAATTGGTTGTAAAGGTATGGGATGGGCAAATATGCAGGCACATTTAAAATTACCAAATGTGAACTGTATAGCATTGGCAGATATTGACCAGCGTGTTTTAGATGAAAGAACAGCCCAGGTTAAGGAGATAAGTGGCAAGGCTCCAAAACAATATAAAGACTATCGCAAAATGTTGGAAAACAAAGATATTGATGCGGTAATTATAGGCACGCCAGACCACTGGCACTGCTTAAATATGGTAGATGCTCTGCAAGCTGATAAGCATGTTTACGTAGAAAAGCCCCTGGCCAATAGTATAGAGGAATGTAATGTGATGCTCAATGCCGGTAGAAAGTACGATAAATTAGTGCAGGTAGGCCAATGGCAACGAAGTGGAAATCATTATGATGATGCCATAAAATATGTACAATCGGGCGAACTAGGGCAAATTCGTTTAGTAAAATGTTGGGCTTACCAGGGTTGGATGAATCCGGTTCCGGTTAAACCAAACAGCACTCCTCCAGAGGGAGTAGATTACAAAATGTGGTTGGGTCCTGCGCCTGAAAGACCGTTCAATGAAAATCGATTCCATTTTAATTTTCGTTGGTTTTGGGATTATGCCGGCGGTTTAATGACAGATTGGGGCGTTCATGAAATTGACATCGCCCTCTATGCTATGGGAGCTAAATCACCGAAATCAATCTTGGCTTCAGGTGGAAAATTTGCATATCCTGATGATGCTTCTGAAACTCCTGACACCCTACAAACCGTATATGAATTTGAAGATTTCAACCTTCTATGGGAACACGCTACAGGTATAGATGGCGGAAACTACGGAAGAACCGAGGGCATCGCCTTTATTGGAAATAACGGCACTTTAGTGGTAAACAGAGGTGGCTGGGAAGTTATCCCTGAAGGAGAAAATAAAAATGATGAATGGGTAACTAAAACAGAAAAGATCGATTTGATCTCTCCGCAAGGAAATGCCCTGGAAAATCATGCGGAAAATTTTGTCTCTGCTATTCGGGCGAACGATAGTTCAAAACTTAACTGTGGTATAGAAACCGGAAGTATCGCGGCAATTACTGCGCATATGGGTAATATTGCTTATAAAACCGGGAAAAAATTATACTGGAATGCGGAAACCGGATCATTTAACGATAACGAAGCCGATGATTTACTAAAAGCCAATTATCATAATGGTTGGGAATTACCTCAAGTCTAA
- a CDS encoding glycosyl hydrolase 115 family protein: protein MPKPSITNFQKFCSLFLCLGFFQIAFAQKDYVSFEKVENAFSLNSVTLFVDSEDHEGVHLVAKDLQKDFKKVTGSEPKISSEEINGEYPVIIGTIGKSKLIDKLISSAKLDVSKIEGKWENFLIEVVKNPSPGVEKALVITGSDKRGTIFGMYDLSEKMGVSPWHWWADVPVKKSEELYVKPGSYSAGTPKVKYRGIFINDEEPGLGNWAREKFGGINSKMYEQVFKLILRLKGNYLWPAMWGKAFNEDDPKNPVLADKYGIVMGTSHHEPMVRAQKEWGTHREDYGNGEWDYQTNEKGLKQFWKDGFERNQDYENLVTIGMRGDGDEPMTEGTAIELLENIVKDQRDIIANVTGKPAEETPQVWALYKEVQDYYDQGMRVPDDVTLLLADDNWGNIRKLPDPEDEPREGGYGIYYHFDYVGGPRNYKWLNTTQIERVWEQMNLAYQYDATELWVVNVGDLKPMEFPISFFLDFAWDPEAIDANELQDYSKDWAKKQFGDEYTSEIGEILDTYTKYNSRRKPEMLSPETYSLINYNEAENVVKDYNELVEKAEEINNRLPAEYKDAYFQLVLFPVKASANLNELYVATAKNRLYAEQGRAIANSYAEKVEELYKKDSELTEAYHNISDGKWNHMMSQNHIGYTYWQQPKEQVMPEVKTIEVPEKPEMGVAIEGSKESWPASNEDARLPEFTSVTDQKSYVEIFNKGKKEFDFKIKKKDKWIKVSDESGLISDQKRLSVSIDWNKVPKGRSTGNLSIQQGGNSVKIEVPINNINTKNVKGFVESDKYIAMEAANYSEKGNDEQGWTLVPNLGKTAATMTAFAETPTHKELSKDNPYLEYDFHNFSTGEMNIEFLLSPTLDFQNQGGLRFAYSIDDGKPKIINMHKDTDDDWGTSVGNNITRVISELNLEEKGNHTLKIWAIDSGMAIQKIIIRKGEIGNSYLGPPGSKTVK from the coding sequence ATGCCAAAACCATCAATTACCAATTTCCAAAAATTTTGTTCTCTTTTTCTTTGTTTAGGTTTTTTCCAAATTGCTTTTGCACAGAAAGATTATGTAAGTTTTGAGAAGGTTGAAAATGCTTTTTCATTAAATTCTGTCACCCTATTTGTAGATTCAGAAGATCACGAAGGAGTTCATTTAGTTGCAAAAGATCTACAAAAAGATTTTAAAAAAGTTACCGGCAGTGAGCCTAAAATTTCTTCAGAAGAAATCAATGGGGAGTACCCGGTAATTATTGGAACTATTGGAAAAAGTAAATTGATTGATAAGTTGATTTCCAGCGCTAAATTGGACGTTTCAAAAATAGAAGGAAAATGGGAAAACTTCTTAATTGAAGTGGTTAAAAATCCATCGCCGGGAGTAGAAAAAGCTTTGGTAATTACAGGCAGCGATAAACGCGGAACCATTTTCGGAATGTATGATTTATCAGAAAAAATGGGTGTTTCGCCCTGGCACTGGTGGGCCGATGTCCCGGTAAAAAAATCGGAGGAGCTTTATGTAAAGCCGGGAAGTTATTCCGCAGGAACTCCGAAAGTAAAATACCGCGGAATTTTTATAAACGATGAAGAACCAGGATTAGGAAATTGGGCAAGGGAAAAATTTGGTGGCATAAACAGTAAAATGTATGAACAAGTTTTTAAACTTATACTTCGACTAAAAGGAAATTATTTGTGGCCTGCAATGTGGGGAAAAGCTTTTAATGAGGACGATCCTAAAAATCCGGTTTTGGCCGATAAATACGGTATTGTAATGGGAACTTCTCATCACGAACCTATGGTTAGGGCGCAAAAAGAATGGGGAACGCATAGGGAAGATTATGGAAATGGCGAATGGGATTACCAAACCAACGAAAAAGGTCTAAAACAGTTTTGGAAAGACGGTTTTGAAAGAAACCAGGATTATGAAAACCTGGTAACAATTGGAATGCGTGGCGATGGTGACGAACCAATGACCGAAGGTACCGCTATAGAATTGCTGGAAAATATTGTAAAAGATCAGCGGGATATTATCGCAAATGTAACCGGAAAACCGGCAGAAGAAACCCCGCAGGTTTGGGCACTTTATAAAGAAGTTCAGGATTACTACGACCAGGGAATGCGTGTTCCCGATGATGTAACTTTGCTTCTGGCCGATGACAATTGGGGAAACATCAGAAAATTACCAGACCCCGAAGACGAGCCGCGTGAAGGTGGCTACGGCATTTACTATCACTTTGATTATGTTGGCGGTCCACGAAATTACAAATGGCTAAACACCACGCAAATTGAGCGCGTTTGGGAACAAATGAACCTGGCTTACCAATACGATGCTACAGAATTATGGGTGGTAAACGTAGGCGATCTAAAACCTATGGAATTCCCAATTAGTTTCTTTTTAGATTTTGCCTGGGATCCGGAAGCTATCGATGCTAATGAACTTCAAGATTATTCGAAAGATTGGGCTAAAAAACAATTCGGAGATGAATATACTTCGGAAATCGGTGAAATCTTAGATACATACACCAAGTATAATAGTCGCAGAAAACCCGAGATGTTGAGTCCGGAGACTTATAGTTTGATCAATTATAACGAAGCGGAAAACGTAGTAAAAGACTATAACGAGTTAGTCGAAAAAGCCGAAGAAATAAACAACAGACTTCCTGCGGAATATAAAGACGCCTATTTTCAATTGGTTTTGTTTCCGGTTAAAGCATCCGCCAATTTAAACGAATTGTATGTAGCCACCGCTAAAAACCGGTTGTATGCAGAACAAGGTCGCGCCATTGCAAATTCCTATGCTGAAAAAGTTGAAGAATTATATAAAAAGGATTCAGAATTAACCGAAGCATATCACAACATCTCCGATGGGAAATGGAACCATATGATGTCGCAAAACCATATTGGCTACACCTATTGGCAACAGCCGAAAGAACAGGTAATGCCGGAAGTTAAAACGATTGAAGTTCCTGAAAAACCTGAAATGGGTGTTGCGATTGAAGGTTCAAAAGAATCCTGGCCAGCTTCGAATGAAGATGCGAGACTTCCTGAATTTACTTCGGTAACAGATCAAAAATCTTATGTTGAAATTTTCAATAAAGGGAAAAAAGAATTTGATTTTAAAATCAAAAAGAAAGATAAATGGATTAAGGTTTCAGATGAATCGGGATTAATTTCAGATCAAAAAAGGCTTTCTGTAAGTATTGACTGGAACAAAGTTCCAAAAGGAAGATCTACAGGAAATCTAAGCATTCAACAAGGGGGAAATTCCGTTAAAATTGAAGTTCCAATTAATAATATCAATACTAAAAACGTAAAAGGTTTTGTAGAAAGCGATAAGTATATCGCTATGGAAGCTGCTAATTATAGTGAAAAAGGAAACGATGAGCAAGGATGGACTTTGGTGCCGAATTTAGGAAAAACAGCTGCTACAATGACTGCTTTTGCCGAAACTCCCACCCACAAGGAATTATCTAAAGACAATCCTTACCTGGAATATGATTTTCACAATTTCAGCACCGGGGAAATGAACATAGAATTTCTGCTTTCCCCTACCCTGGATTTTCAAAATCAGGGCGGTTTGAGATTTGCTTATTCCATTGACGATGGTAAACCAAAAATCATCAATATGCATAAAGATACCGATGATGATTGGGGTACTTCGGTAGGAAATAATATTACCAGGGTGATTTCAGAATTAAATCTGGAAGAAAAAGGAAACCATACGTTGAAGATTTGGGCTATAGATTCAGGAATGGCCATTCAGAAAATTATTATTAGAAAAGGAGAAATTGGAAATTCTTATTTAGGGCCACCAGGAAGTAAAACTGTAAAATAA
- a CDS encoding endo-1,4-beta-xylanase, translating to MNSLKIFQKSVFILAFAAAFTACKSNTDSEEKEVKAQTEDSSDMGLKDYYEDYFPMGVAVAPNSVKGKSAELIKKEYNSITPENVMKMGPIHPEKDKFYWEDADLLAEFAKENNLKMRGHALVWHQQTGGWIFENESGGNVNKKELLKRMKNHIDSVVPRYSDIIYAWDVVNEAVADDSTKVYRESEWLKIAGKDFLVKAFEYAREADSNVKLFYNDYNAIIPEKRDRIIELLKYLQENNAPIDGVGIQAHWSIYGPSEAELREALDLYSELGLEIQITELDVSLYPWEKERRELKEGESDEFTPELEQKQIEAYDMFFRVFRDYKDVITGVTFWNISDRYSWLDTYPVAGRKNYPLLFDENFERKKAYEKVVEFETQPETKTP from the coding sequence ATGAATTCACTAAAAATATTTCAAAAATCGGTTTTTATTCTTGCGTTTGCTGCAGCGTTTACCGCCTGCAAATCCAATACCGATTCTGAAGAAAAAGAAGTTAAGGCTCAAACAGAAGATTCTTCAGATATGGGACTGAAAGATTATTATGAAGATTATTTCCCAATGGGTGTGGCGGTTGCGCCAAATTCTGTCAAAGGAAAATCGGCTGAATTGATCAAAAAGGAATACAACAGTATCACGCCAGAAAATGTGATGAAAATGGGACCTATTCATCCCGAAAAAGATAAATTCTATTGGGAAGATGCCGATCTACTCGCCGAATTTGCTAAAGAAAACAATTTAAAAATGAGAGGACACGCCCTGGTTTGGCATCAACAAACCGGCGGTTGGATCTTTGAAAATGAAAGTGGCGGCAACGTAAATAAAAAAGAACTGTTAAAGCGAATGAAAAATCATATAGATTCGGTTGTGCCGCGCTATTCAGATATTATTTATGCCTGGGATGTTGTAAACGAAGCCGTGGCAGATGATTCTACGAAAGTTTACCGCGAATCGGAATGGCTTAAAATTGCCGGAAAAGATTTCCTGGTAAAAGCCTTTGAATATGCTCGTGAAGCAGATTCAAATGTAAAATTATTTTACAACGATTATAACGCAATCATTCCCGAGAAAAGAGACCGCATTATTGAATTATTAAAATATCTCCAGGAAAATAATGCCCCAATTGATGGTGTGGGAATCCAGGCTCACTGGTCTATTTACGGCCCTTCAGAAGCAGAATTAAGAGAAGCCCTGGATTTGTATTCAGAATTAGGCCTGGAAATTCAAATTACCGAACTTGATGTTTCACTTTATCCCTGGGAAAAAGAGCGCCGCGAACTTAAAGAAGGCGAATCAGATGAGTTTACTCCTGAACTGGAACAAAAACAAATTGAAGCCTACGATATGTTTTTTAGGGTTTTTAGGGATTACAAAGACGTAATTACCGGGGTGACTTTCTGGAACATTTCAGACCGATATTCCTGGCTAGACACCTACCCTGTCGCAGGAAGAAAGAATTATCCGCTTTTATTCGATGAAAATTTTGAACGTAAAAAAGCATACGAAAAAGTGGTTGAATTTGAAACTCAACCAGAAACCAAAACTCCTTAA
- the uxuA gene encoding mannonate dehydratase → MQQTMRWYGPNDVLSLKDLKQAGITGIVTALHEIPVGEIWTEEAILERKNLIESFGLKWSVIESLPVHEDIKKRSGNYKLYIENYKISLQNIGKCGIRVVAYNFMPILDWVRTDHYHENEEGASVLKFDPLKFAYFDLFLLKRKNAEKDYTEEQITAAKEVGNNLSSEEKDELFKSILLGLPGSTENFTAEIIKDLLESYSHINDKKLRKNLVNFLSEVTPTAEESKVNLAIHPDDPPFSVLGLPRVVSNHKDLQFIFESVKSKANGLCYCTGSLGANPAHDLLEIYDEFEERIHFLHLRNVKKKVTGVFMESNHLEGDVPMIEVVKCISKTMQKRNQSIPMRPDHGYLHTLEANKNYYAGYSFIGRLKGLAELRGLELGLQESFK, encoded by the coding sequence ATGCAACAAACAATGCGATGGTACGGCCCAAACGACGTGCTATCGCTAAAAGATTTAAAACAAGCAGGGATAACCGGAATAGTTACCGCTTTGCACGAAATTCCGGTAGGGGAAATTTGGACCGAAGAAGCCATTTTGGAACGAAAAAACCTGATTGAAAGTTTCGGGCTGAAATGGAGCGTAATTGAAAGCCTTCCCGTGCACGAAGACATCAAAAAAAGATCGGGAAACTATAAGCTATACATAGAAAATTATAAAATAAGCCTGCAAAATATTGGCAAATGCGGTATTCGCGTTGTCGCTTATAATTTTATGCCAATTCTGGATTGGGTTCGCACAGATCATTATCATGAAAATGAAGAAGGTGCTTCAGTTTTAAAATTCGATCCTTTAAAATTTGCCTATTTCGACTTGTTTCTACTGAAAAGAAAAAATGCAGAAAAAGATTATACCGAAGAGCAGATTACTGCTGCCAAAGAAGTAGGTAACAATCTTTCTTCCGAAGAAAAAGATGAACTTTTTAAAAGTATTCTTTTAGGATTACCGGGCAGTACAGAAAATTTTACCGCCGAAATTATTAAAGATCTCCTGGAGTCATATTCGCATATTAACGATAAAAAATTACGCAAAAACCTCGTTAATTTTTTATCTGAAGTTACCCCAACAGCTGAAGAAAGCAAGGTAAACCTCGCTATTCATCCAGACGATCCACCTTTTTCAGTATTAGGGCTGCCTCGTGTAGTGAGCAATCACAAAGACCTGCAATTTATCTTTGAAAGTGTAAAAAGCAAAGCCAACGGACTCTGTTATTGCACCGGGTCTTTAGGTGCCAATCCTGCGCACGATCTTCTTGAGATTTATGATGAATTTGAAGAAAGAATTCATTTTTTACACCTTAGAAATGTAAAAAAGAAAGTAACCGGTGTCTTTATGGAATCTAACCATCTGGAAGGCGATGTTCCAATGATAGAGGTTGTAAAATGCATCTCAAAAACAATGCAAAAAAGAAATCAAAGCATCCCAATGCGCCCAGACCACGGCTACCTGCATACTTTAGAAGCCAACAAAAACTATTATGCAGGCTATTCTTTTATAGGCAGATTAAAAGGTCTTGCTGAACTGCGCGGACTCGAATTAGGGTTACAGGAATCATTTAAATAA
- a CDS encoding SDR family NAD(P)-dependent oxidoreductase, with translation MTKQLTAIVTGANAGLGFATAKKFCEKGIKTYVNGRNKEKTEEACKELGENAIPFILDLNDLDQIPAAIEKIGQEAESIDILVNNAGINMKKEFLEVTNEEFQNILHTNVLGLFAISREVAKIMKKQNSGSIINISSMAAQYGIPKVIAYSASKTAVDGMTRAMAVDLAQFGIRVNAVAPGFIETNMSRKALNNDPERKNKVLSRTPMGKLGQPSDIADAVYYFATNESSFVTGTILPVDGGNSIGF, from the coding sequence ATGACCAAACAACTAACAGCAATCGTAACTGGAGCAAACGCCGGACTCGGTTTTGCAACAGCCAAAAAATTCTGTGAAAAAGGAATTAAAACTTACGTAAACGGAAGAAATAAAGAAAAGACCGAAGAGGCTTGTAAAGAATTAGGCGAAAACGCCATACCCTTTATTCTGGATCTTAATGATCTAGATCAAATTCCCGCAGCGATAGAAAAGATTGGGCAGGAAGCCGAAAGCATTGACATCCTGGTAAATAATGCAGGGATTAATATGAAAAAAGAATTCCTGGAAGTAACCAATGAAGAATTTCAGAATATTTTACACACCAATGTTTTGGGACTTTTCGCTATTAGTCGGGAAGTGGCAAAAATAATGAAGAAACAAAATTCGGGCAGCATCATCAATATTAGCTCGATGGCTGCCCAATACGGTATTCCTAAAGTTATTGCTTATTCGGCCAGTAAAACTGCCGTAGATGGGATGACACGTGCCATGGCCGTAGATTTAGCCCAATTCGGAATTCGTGTAAACGCGGTGGCACCCGGTTTTATTGAAACCAATATGTCACGAAAAGCTTTGAATAACGATCCTGAACGCAAAAACAAGGTTTTATCCAGAACACCCATGGGGAAATTAGGGCAACCTTCAGATATCGCCGATGCTGTTTACTATTTTGCTACTAATGAATCATCATTTGTTACAGGAACAATTTTACCGGTAGACGGTGGAAATTCAATCGGATTTTAG